The following proteins are encoded in a genomic region of Montipora foliosa isolate CH-2021 chromosome 8, ASM3666993v2, whole genome shotgun sequence:
- the LOC138013307 gene encoding uncharacterized protein has protein sequence MILENVICYTFWVICGPRRWFDAKQKRLSWTIGSTIFFFRSQLICFCSKRGYHYGGYARKRMFLLGHEKPEAIREFVERNIPATEIARDVCFGSKDNPSGSFKIKQAGGLVTLRVDYEPSLPVGETKDLKLDDEKGPVTPEYTTSDNIHFDFRFDYDPLEVTVDQEFLLSEDSGSGEEICVSVWGYYSDAP, from the exons ATGATTTTAGAAAACGTGATATGTTATACGTTCTGGGTGATTTGCGGGCCCAGACGGTGGTTCGATGCAAAACAGAAGAGGTTGAGTTGGACCATTGGTTCCACCATATTCTTTTTTCGCTCTCAGTTGATTTGCTTTTGTTCGAAGAGAG GGTATCATTATGGGGGCTACGCAAGGAAGAGGATGTTTCTACTGGGACATGAAAAACCAGAGGCTATCAGAGAGTTCGTGGAACGAAACA TCCCCGCGACTGAGATTGCCCGCGACGTGTGTTTCGGCTCCAAAGATAACCCGTCCGGATCCTTTAAAATCAAGCAAGCAGGAGGACTCGTAACTTTGAGGGTGGATTATGAACCATCACTCCCGGTTGGGGAGACCAAAGATCTCAAGCTTGATGACGAAAAAGGGCCCGTGACCCCCGAGTACACCACTTCTGATAATATTCACTTTGATTTTCGATTCGATTATGATCCTTTGGAAGTTACTGTTGATCAGGAATTCCTCCTCTCTGAAGATTCGGGGTCTGGTGAGGAAATATGCGTTTCTGTGTGGGGTTACTACTCTGACGCCCCTTAA